The Juglans regia cultivar Chandler chromosome 10, Walnut 2.0, whole genome shotgun sequence genome includes the window GCCAAGAAAATTTGTAaaccaaaactccaaaacttccaACTTGGCGCGCGGATTAAGCACAGTCGcaataaataagtttttgtttactttctcaaaatccccccaatacttatcatatttcAACAGCATCATCTTCgacataattttcaacatatcatcatcacctatagaaaatttgatcaaatggttaTAGATTAAAGTTATTTctctaataaataaatgtgaAGTTGCATAAGTTGAGCCTAAAATCTGCAAGgtgatatcataaaaaatttgcAAAAACTGTACAAAAATCTTGACgattttccaatcatctaaAGTTGGTAGTCCTTCTCCAACCTCACGTAAATGTGGACCAAACTGattgtcttcatcttgcatCACCCCAAAAGCCGCATAATAATTGAGAGTCGTACTCAACATCAGATATGTTGAGTTCCACCTGGTTGgaacatcaagagaaagaagTGCACCACCCAAGATATTTTGTCTCTCCGCTTATGACTTGAAATTTTCAAGTCTTGCAGGGGAAGACTTCACATATTTCACCGCATTTCGAATTTTCACAATTGATCTATCAATTTCTTTCAAGTTATCATGgacaataagattcaaaatatgtaCACAACATCTTATGTGCATAAGGTCATTGTCGAGTTCCAAACAATCTCTAATTTTGGTAATcttcctcaaataatcaatgACAATAGTATTAAAGGATGCATTGTCTactgtgattgtaaatatcttctttatatCCCATCTAAGTATGAATGACTCGATCTATCTTCCTATTATTGTCCCTTTATGATTAGGAACTTTCATAAAACctataattcttttatgcaaaacccaatcatcatcaataaaatgggatgttatgcacatatagttaagattttgCACTGATGTCCACAGGTCAGTAGTGATGCAAATATTATAATTGGATGCCATGAATATGTCCTTTAACTTGTCTTTTTCTGACAAGTAcattttcatacaatctcgcataatAGTAATACGAGAGGAGATTGAAAATCTAGGCTCAACTGTAGCCATAAAGTCTTTAAATCCttgtttttctacaaatctaaatGGTAGTTCATCCACAATTATCATTTTAGCTACCGCCAACCTTATTTTTTACTCATTATATTTGGCAAGTCCAAAACTAGGACTGCTAGTTGTACCATCCACCCCATCTCTCCTAGGTCCGGTCGTTTTTGATTGGGGGTTATCACTTCCAATCCTAGTCTCAATAAAGGCCTTACATGTCTCAATATGGTATCTCAAGGATGAAGTAccttattttttagaatgacACAATAAAGTCTTACCACAGTAATTGCATGCAGCTCTCTGGTCATTGGGATCTTCATTCTCAATCttagaaaaatgaaaccatACATCCGATCTACCCAAAGATCTTTTGATAGGAGGAAGAACATGAGAAGGAGTAGTTGTAGGAAGAGAGCTATCTAAATGAATTACATCAGGGATTGTTTTAGACCCTGACGAAGGCATAGCAGAACTAGGCTCCATAATTGCAATTTGAGATAAAGAAATcatcattaaattattaatcccATGAACGACAATATGAAATTGAAACAGTTGCAATAATGAAAATGAGAAAACCATATGTACAGAACATGTACAGAGCATGCTATTTTATAAAGGAAGAAAATCATTTTGCTACTCTTAtctattaggaaaaaaaaacatgtacagAATCATATTTCTTTTGCTATTTGACTTCGCCACCACATGCTATTAATGCTTGTGCATCTCATGACATTAATTTGCCTAGTCCCAACTATTAATGGTTGTGAATTATAGGTCCAgcataattgaataaaaaaaatgggtatGTGGAAATGGCCTGGAATTTACTCAGAGGAGATTACCCATAACTTAATTCAGGAAAACATAGAAAAGGAGCACTGTAAATGGTACGGTAAATAGGTAATAACAGAGCACTAAAAGGAAATGTATGATGTCAAGGTTTTGGTGGAGTcaaaaaggaaatgagaggAAAATTCATTGGTTGAGTTTGAGCAAATTGTGTCAGAAGAAAACCCATGGAGAGATGGGTTTTAAAGATTTAAGAAGTTTCAATCTTTCTTTACTAGCAAAATAGGGATGGATATTATCTCAAGATGACAACTCTTTACTACACATACTTAAAGAGGCGAAATATTTTCCACACACCAATTTCATGAATGCAAGGTTGGGTAAATGCCCATCTTATACTTGGAGGGGCATTTGGGAGGCACAAAAATGGCTTGTGGTAGGCTCTAGGTGGAGAATAGGGAATGAGAGATCTATTAATATCTGACAAGACCTGTGGATTCCAGGGCATAATTCTTTGATATAGGAAGGGCTAGTGGAAAGGGATGGTACTAGATATGGTTTTGttgattctttattttttgacaatGAAAGCATGTGGGATGTTCAAAAGCTaagatctctcttcaatccaaacgTAGTCTCTAAGATATTCTTAAATTTCCATTATGTTCTGATAATGTAGAAGATAGAAGGGTTTGGGCACATGAAAGAAATGGAATTTTTAGTGTGCAAAGCTGTTACAAATTCATTTATGCTCAGCTTGGTCACCGATGTGCTGAATCATCAAATATGCAAGCTCAACAAGTATTTTAGAAGCATTTGTGGAAAATGAAAGTGTCAAACAAGATTAAAATTGTTGCATGGCGTGCATGCAAAGATGGATTACCTACTGCTGTAAATTTGGTGAAGAAACATGTGCTTACTGATGATACTTGTAGATTCTATTTAGCAACAAAGGAAGATATCACTCATGGAACTGTTCAAGGTATGTGGCGGGGTTATCTACCTAAATTAATGCTTGATAATAATGTGTCCTTGTTTGAGATGGCAATTCAAATCTGTGAAAGGAAGATGTATGAATTTAgccgttttatttattttggccTGGGGTTTTTGGTTTCGAATGAACAAGTATGTGCATAATCAAGAGTTGTTAAGTCCTAAAATGGCAGTCGAGAATGCTATAGTAATGCTGCAGAGTTATGACCAAGTTAGGCAGAAGACAAGAACTCAGCTTATGAGACACTATAAGTGGCAACCTCTTCAATTTGAGTGGCTCAAACTGAATGTTGATGCTGTAGTTTTTCATGAATGGGATAAGGCAGGTGTTGGGGCAGTTTTGAGGGATGCTACAGGTAGAGTCCATATGGCACTTAGTAAGGCTGAGGTCCCAATGGAAGAAATAGAAGGTTCTGAGTTGCTGGCCATTTTCAGAGGTTTGCAACAAGTGCTACTATGGGTGTTTCAAATAGTATGGTGGAAAGTGACAGTTTGCTAAGTATTGAAGCTCTCAAAGATGATAGCATGACTAACTCTTTGTTAGGGGTGTTATATTATGAGATAAAGAAGCTTGCAacatgttttgataattttttgttttcacatGTATATAAGGAAGTGAATATGGTAGCTCGTAAGTTGGCTAGAAATGCTTTCAAGGTTGAAAGTATTGATGTTTGGTGGGATTGTATTCCAGATTGTATTTCTCAAGTCCTATGGTTTGATAATTGTCTGTAATCATTTTTTGTTGATTaatgatattatcatttttctaaaaaatagtaataaaaaaaggttGTTGATCTTCAAAGTCAAAACAATGGCTATTGATTTGTCAATGGATCGGTGCGTGAGCTTTACATGCCATTTGGGCTATGCGTGCATCTCACGTATCGATGCGCATCTAGCCTTCCAATAGCGCACTTCCTTACTTAGCAGCTTATGTTCTCATATTCTCATGCTCCTGAGGCGGTGTCCTTTGTTGAATCAATCATTCCTGCTATCTCCTTACATTGTTACTTTCCCCCAAGACATAGTGAGCATACTCTCGAGAATTTGAgtgttaaaagataaaataaaaaaagaaatctacaattttgtattcaatttaaactttaaggtaagtaataatttaaGATAAGTAATAATTTCATGTGGTATAATAGTAGAGATATTGAATTCGAACTTGATCTGTATGAGGATTTCCCCCACTTCACAAGCCCACTGGGCCAAAGCCCGATACTTGACCCTAGGGTCCAAGCTTACCCATGAAGAAAGGCACATATAGGGAGAAGAAAACAGGTGATTGATGGGACATACAGCCTTGACATATCTCGACTACACTCCAATTGTGGGGACTTGTACAAGGCGGAGAGGGAAAGACAAGGAATCATTGATCCTCTGACACGCGAACATCGACGAATCATCAAAGATACAATGAAATCAAGATATCATGCCTCATTAATGGCATCACTACCTGAGAAGCACCTCGCGAGGTCCACACAAGTGCAAATGATATATCTCGGCTGTTAGTTTCATACATGACAGACAACACCTCTTGGTGGGCAATGAAAGCAATTCCATTATTGCCAAACTAGAACAACGCCTTGGGCAAATGACAAGAGCAACGTCTTTCGGCAAGAAAAAATTTGGCAGTCTCAATCGTGCAAGATTATTACAAAAGCACAAAACGACGGACAACTTCCCAAAGCAAAAATCATTTGTCAACGAACAATTCCAACTCCCCCACATTACTCATTGAGAAGCCCAGTAGCTACATGCTCTGGGACTATACTTCACTGGAAGTCACCTACGTGGTGCGAAACACAAACTACGACGCCCATCTCGAGCACCACTCGTACATCTCAATTTGTCTTCAACAAAATAGGTCATTCGGTATCGCAGGCATCCCGAACCTTCTAGCTGATATCGCGGGCCTTTCGGCCAGTATCACAGGCATCTTGGGCTTTCCTCAATGCCAGGGCATGGTTGTGCACATACATCACTCATGTGTTACTAGCCTTCACCACACTCAAACTAGATGACTTAGGTTTGCAAATCTCGAACTTGTGATTTGGATTATTTAATCTAACTTGTTTGGTTTTTATGTTGGTACAAGTTGAGCTTTAGCTCCCGCCACAAGATGCGGTCACATTTTGTCTCCCACTACGGCGAAGCATTTAAGCTCAAACTTTATCATCAATACAGTCGAGGGCGTCTCCCGTTACACCTATTAGTCAAGGCTACATGGGGAGAGGGTCCCCCATTGCGTCCATTGCTAAGAGTTATGCGGCCGAGGGCATCTCTCGCTACACTCCACTCTCCAAGGTTATGCGGTCGAGCAACTCTCCCGCCACACATTCTCGCCAAGGCTATACGGTAGAGCAACTCTCCCGCTACATTTGCATCACCATAGTTATGCGGTCGAGGCACTTTCCCGCTACACTCACATCTGAGTGTCTCCACTCACTACAACCGCCGCCAGCGGGTTACTTCGGGAACAAGTCTCCACGTTCTATAACTGTCTCGCGCGGGTGTCCTTCGGGAACGAGTCGACGAGTTCAGTAAAAGCTTAAGATGGATCTAGGGGGTACCCTGACTACTTAAGTGCGggttactacaaacaaactcttacatccacatcaaaaccaaaaacactAACAAAAAATCACAGCATGACGCAAAATCCATTGAGGCCACcgaaaacccaaaaacaatcaCCGAGCACCGAAATATATGCACTTTACTAACAATAAACATTTACATACAATTACTATGCAAATATTCTTACAAACAAACTTCACAAAGACCCATTCTCGAATGtccttactacaaattttacaatttcttctTGAGGACCACTCATGGAGATCTCCATTGCATAACCGTGAAAAACTACGAACCAGCTACcagaatttctttttatgccgGTTACCTCCACTAcagttgacttgaagattctcaagatcTTCTTGATAAACAAGTTGACCTTAAGAATCGAAGGCATCTGTTAGGGACTAAATTGGCTGGGTCAAACCCTTTGGAAGCCTATCGctaagggaagagataaagtTAAGAAATAAGGCAAGAAATAGATAAGACAGAAAAGTTGACTCAAACTCCTAAAAGTTAACCTCTATATAAGAAGCATTTGCCCCACAAATTGAAGGGGCTATCTCCATACACTCTCCACCAATTCTCTAGACACAATCTCTCACCACAACTTCACTATGCTTAGACTAAATTCCTTCATTGTATTAAGCGATATGTGAGGTCATGAGACATTGCAAACCATCACCTGTTATAGAGGATTTTGCTCCCAACAACCCGTGAACGTAGGCTTTTatgccgaatcacgtaaattcATGTGtcttcctttatttatttctatttgattatttattattattttatggatgagtacgcagaacatcatatcaaaatctgaatcACTAACGTGGATTGGGAATTAAACATTATTTCTTTCCGGTTTGTTATgtaatttttggcattaacaatatatattattagactGGATGgatataataatatgatatgattggtctgtatattaatttatatgtccatctatatatattttatacatatataaaattaacatatataatttcattccACAAGGCGAACGTTCCTTGTACGTCGCCCCACTACTAGTAATATAATAAGTTGCTGTGAAGTTTGCTTTGGCTTGCCGTGTTTGCATGGTAATTGACACGTGGAAAAGAATATTGAAAGACGAATAAACTATATTTGAGTAAAAATTCCGATAGGATAAGACTGTTGCATTGCATACGTTGGACTTGCGAAGtgggaggaggaggagtacTACTGCTGAACAGACACGCAagattatcaaaaaaaaaaaaaaaaaaaacagacagGCAAGAAAAACCTATTAAATTTGGTGCATAAATGATAAAACTTAACAATTAATGCTAGAAAAAATACTATGCAAAACTTGAACAATTAATGATAAAACAGACAGTATCTCGTTTGGTAGCACAgtttaaatgaaatgatatattttattaaaaattaaataaaatattattattttaaaatttaaaaaaatttaattatttattatattttatattaaaatttaaaaaaattataatgattatataaaatgagataatgtAGTTTAGTTTTGTGTAACTGAACCAGCCTAGCACTCATCATAATGATCACACTAATTTCTTtagttaatattttcttcactttaaacatgatattaaagattttaaataaaattactctcACGATATAATTAGGAAGCCCTCAAGAATAGCACTCCCTAGAAATATAACTTAACATACCATTTTATGATAATTTCCAACAGAGAAAttgatatatgtaaatatatatatatatatatatatatatatttataggccGGCAATCCAAATTAATGGTGACTATAGAATAACTGAACATACAATTTTATGGAGAATTTGACATATAGGGCAATccaagttaattaattaattgtgaaatacattgcaaaatattaaccGTGGCATCCCTCAAAATGTTCATTAAATCTAGTTTaagctgcgtttggatgttaaattgagttgagttgagataataaaatattattagaatattattttttaatattattattattttaaaatttgaaaaaattgaattgtttattatattttgtgttggaatttaaaaaaattgtaatatctaattttgaatttggaaTTTTGAAACTGTTTTTTAGAATTATAATGCATTTTAGCAATTAGAAAACATCTAGTTTTCAATCTAATTGTGTTTATGTAACAAACGTATACAATACTTAATTtctcaaaagagagaaaataacaaataaaaccGTCTGATCATTAGCTCCTTGCGACGATGTTTACGTTTGAACCGCGCCTTATAAATACCATCGTGTCGTTGACGTCATATACAATATAAGGATATCTGTGCtgtgaaatgaaataagataatctacaaattaaataataataaaataatttaaattaatatattttatagtattttaaaaaatgagagagaaaaatgtgaataaaaatattattataatataaattttgatttgatatttgaaaaagttaaattattttttatgttttgtttaaaagtttaggaaaattataattattaaataattattagatgaaaaagatgaaaatttgaaattaaaaaatatttttatttggagtttggatTATGGGTGTGCATTCAaacaggattttttttttcggttcgATTCGGAACCCATAAATCCGAATCAATTCTGGCAGTTATCCTCCAAATCccattatttaattagttattcGTAATCGGGTGTTtttttataaaccaaaatttttgtttcaaaacgacattatttatatatatataaaacgatgtcgttttgcGGTACAAAAactatagttaaaaaaaaattagagttaaaaaaaaaactagagttAAAATTGGATATTGGTTATAATACGGGTATTCGGTTTTGGAACAGGATACCCTCTCAGTTTGTAACCGGATCAGGATATTTCTAGAATCCGGATGTACACccttaatttaaatattaaaatgagatgagataagatataatgaattaaaaagattttactatccaaatccGACCTTAGTTGTAAGGGAATTATTCTCAAATAATATGATAGATTGTAAATTCGAGTTTCCATTAGATATCAAAGAATACGTACGAGACTCGTATCCATTATGTCTAACCTCTATTACTCTAACCTTCTTtctgttttggtatttttttttttccttatcagAAATTTGGAAAGAAAAGTAGGAAGGGATCACGATTGAGGGCTAAAATTTAGGAGGAACAAGATTAAGCATAATATCTAcaaatagtaatgaattaatttaagtttaaatgtttttattattatttgagaaaagagagaaagaaaaaataaataaatttaaaaatgcctaaaaatatttaagaacagTGAATCCCCAAACGAGCCTTAAAGGGCCACCTTATCAATAACAGTGTGTAATGTTCCTCATGCGAGTCCTCAAAACATTTCATGCTATTTGCCTCTATCCATTAACCGACAAAGCAAAACCCATTACTCCCACCTAACCAAATCCCTAATAATATTACTCCTCCCCTCAGCCTCTTTCTTCGCTCTCGAAAAACAACCTGATCTGAGTATtcagagcagagagagagaaagagaaagggtgAGGCGGAGGCTCTCACATGGAGACAACTCATGAAGTCGGTTCCGAGTATAACCATGGACAAAGGCTTGATGTTTTCGATGATTCCGAGGCTCGCCTCAACAAATACACATTCATTTGTGCTCTTTTGGCATCCTCAACTTCCATTCTTCTGGGTTATGGTGAGTCAAATCGGTTCACAGTACTGCTTGCTTGCTAGCTCTGTTTTCTCACCTGAATTAATGCACAAAATTCAAACTCCTAGGCAATGCTATTTCTGATCTGCTCATAACCAAAACCCACAAAagcaagattatatatatatatatatgtaacaataTTTGGGCTGAAAATCCGCATGTACATGCAGATATTGGGGTGATGAGTGGTGCAGCGCTGTATATAAAAGAAAACCTCAAAATCACATCGATCCAAGAGGAGGTTTTGGTGGGTACCCTAAACGTGTTTTCTTTAGTGGGATCACTTCTTTCCGGTAGGACTTCTGATTACATAGGTAGGCGTTACACCATAGTCTTGGCCGCAGCAACATTTCTAATCGGTGCACTTCTGATGGGCCTTGCACCGTCGTTCCGTTTCCTCATGGCGGGCCGCATTATCGCCGGCATCGGCGTTGGATACTCTCTCATGATCGCTCCCCTCTACACCGCCGAACTCTCCCCCTCCATGAGCCGCGGTTTCCTCACTTCCCTCCCAGAAGTTTGCATCACTTTCGGCATCCTACTCGGTTATATTCTCAACTATGCCTTATCGAGTCTCCCACAGCACATCAATTGGAGACTAATGCTGGGTCTCGCAGCCATACCAGCTATAGCTATTGGCTTGGGCGTCATGGCAATGCCCGAGTCCCCTCGCTGGCTCGCCATGCAAGGCCGAGTGAACCAGGCAAAGGAGGTTTTGATTAAAACATCGAACACTTTGGAAGAAGCAGAGTCGAGACTGGAGAAAATAACCAAAGCTGCCTCAGTTTTAGTCACGAACCCAGCTGCAAGCCCAGACTCGGCCCACGAAAGCCATTGGAGTGGAAAAGGGGTTTGGAAGGAGCTTTTGTTAAGGCCCTCAAGGCCCATTAAACGCATGCTAATTGCAGCTATAGGAATTAACTTCTTCATGCAGGCTTCTGGGAACGATGCAGTTATATACTACAGCCCTGAAGTGTTCAAGGCTGCTGGGATACATAGTAAAAAACAGCTGTTTGGTATTAATGTGATAATGGGTCTTTCCAAGActtcctttgttttgttttcggcCTTTTACTTGGACCGGTTCGGGAGGCGGCCCCTTTTACTTGTGGGATCGGCTGGTATGGCCATCTCGTTAGCTGGGCTGGGCCTGGGCTCGAAGTTTCTTGATCAATCCGAAAGTAAGCCGGTGTGGGCCATCGTGTTGTGCATCCTGGCGGTATGTGCCgatgtttcattattttcaatTGGGCTTGGGCCAATCACATGGGTGTACTCGTCAGAGATATTTCCTATGAGGCTAAGGGCCCAGGGTTCGAGCCTAGCCATTTCAGTGAACCGGCTGGTGAGTGGGGTGGTGTCAATGACGTTTCTGACTATTTCCAAGAAGATAACATTTGGGGGAATGTTTTTTGTGCTGGCGGGAATAATGGTAATGGGCACCGTGTTCTTTTATGCTTTTTTGCCGGAGACAAAGGGCAAGAGCTTAGAAGAAATAGGAGCTCTATTTGAGAACAAAGCTAGAAAGATGGATAATAGGGGAGGGGAAATGGAAGTTGTGTAGCTAAAGTTAGGATTGTTTTGAGACATAAATTGctgcttataaatataaaacctaCACGTTGTTACTTACACTAAAAACTTACCCAAGTTTGGAGTATTTGTATCATCTTGTAGGCTAAGTTATTCTATTCTCGAGCCAGCATGAAGAACATACTgttcacatcacttaaatgataaaatctaatttgtaagatttaaaatctaaaatttatattttaaatcaaattaagtCATATAAGTATTATTTTACTAGTTTGTGTTTCTTTGATTGGAATCTCATTCGGCTTTACCCTTTTCTGCTTTGAACTTATGGGCTTCAAATCCTACAAAGGTGAGACGGAGCTAAAGTTGGCCCATTAGCTGGAGTTAAAGTCaaaccatataaaaaataataatttttatagaatttactttataaaaacCCCTTAATATTTCATAAATACTTTTCATCCCGAATACCTCTTCCACCCAGAAACACCAAGGGCTGCAATGCGTCTAGCATTGAGTCAAGCTGCAGTGAACCCCTAGAAAACCTTTTTCAATGATCTATATGGAAAGATAAGGGACAAGATCAATTATTTTCTActtgcatcatatatatacatatatatatatatatattaataattgcaGAAGAAcgtaagaaaagaaagaacatgcACGTTATATGTAAAGAGCAGTGTTACTTTATCGCTTAGAAAAATTTGCTACGACTTACTGTTAGGTTaaaatcatctttttatttttttaaatttttttttcattttttttaatcattttaaaatttttaaaaaaaatataaaaaaattaatatattaataattactttcttaattattaaataaaaaaaataaaaaataaaaaataaaatgtcaaaataaaatatcaaaataacatttttgaCATGAAAGGTAAGTGCAAGACAGTGTTGCAGTAGTTCACGGGTGCTGAACATGCTGGTGCTGGCATAGAACTACTGGACAATGGACATGCAGTGTAATGGTACGACGAGTAACCCAGCTagctatattatattatatattcagtaCTTTTCCATGCACGATATGGCCGCCTACAACAAATTCAGCCAATTCTTCCTCTGAAAAGCATCAACATGTATGTACTCACGATATCAGTTATCATAAACCTGAACGTACGGTTTGCAGCTTGTGATTTGTGTATGTGACTGTACTATTAATCTTGCAATCTAGTATATCAGCACTACTGTTAATCCTATGTATCTATATCTTAGGCGTACTTAAAGGaatcttccaaaaaataaataaacataaacatat containing:
- the LOC109021101 gene encoding polyol transporter 5-like; translated protein: METTHEVGSEYNHGQRLDVFDDSEARLNKYTFICALLASSTSILLGYDIGVMSGAALYIKENLKITSIQEEVLVGTLNVFSLVGSLLSGRTSDYIGRRYTIVLAAATFLIGALLMGLAPSFRFLMAGRIIAGIGVGYSLMIAPLYTAELSPSMSRGFLTSLPEVCITFGILLGYILNYALSSLPQHINWRLMLGLAAIPAIAIGLGVMAMPESPRWLAMQGRVNQAKEVLIKTSNTLEEAESRLEKITKAASVLVTNPAASPDSAHESHWSGKGVWKELLLRPSRPIKRMLIAAIGINFFMQASGNDAVIYYSPEVFKAAGIHSKKQLFGINVIMGLSKTSFVLFSAFYLDRFGRRPLLLVGSAGMAISLAGLGLGSKFLDQSESKPVWAIVLCILAVCADVSLFSIGLGPITWVYSSEIFPMRLRAQGSSLAISVNRLVSGVVSMTFLTISKKITFGGMFFVLAGIMVMGTVFFYAFLPETKGKSLEEIGALFENKARKMDNRGGEMEVV